A section of the Triticum dicoccoides isolate Atlit2015 ecotype Zavitan chromosome 7A, WEW_v2.0, whole genome shotgun sequence genome encodes:
- the LOC119333342 gene encoding potassium channel KOR1-like has product MGRWLGLNRRVGEEEEEAEKEYQVDVLPDRLKSSRSSRAPPPRSLSRLADDGEGGFLRSHIVHPNNEYVPLPCHATDPPPVPSSSANFTAMALSLQSMCGLCRWYRIWTRFIVFWAAFSSFLTPLEFGFFRGLPWNLFLLDMVGQIAFLIDIVLRFLVAYRDSDTFCIIYNPTSIAIRYCKSSFIFDLLGCFPWDVIYKACGRKEEVRYLLWIRMTRTQKVTQFFRDLEKDIRVNYLFTRIVKLIVVELYFTHTAACIFYYLATTLPESMEGYTWIGSLQLGDYSYSHFRDIDLTTRYITSMYFAIVTMTTVGYGDIHAVNLREMIFVMIYVSFGMVLGAYLIGNMTAIVVKGSATERFRDKMKEAIMYMNRHKLGKDIREQIKGHLRLQYESSRTEASVLRDIPISIRAKISQTLYMPYIERTPLFKGCSAEFLQQIVARLQEEFYLPEEVVLEQGSVVDQLYFVCQGALEGVGIGKDGQEEASLMFEQGNSFGEIAILCNVPQPYNIRVCELCRLLRLDKESLTYILGIYFADGRKLLSNLTESNEYGLRVKQIGPDIKFHIGKQEEELTLRVNTAAFHGELNQLTDLIRAGVDPKNTDYDGRSPLHLAASKGYEEVAQFLIHEGVDINCTDNFGNTPLLEAVKRGHDRVASLLFSKGAKLNLENAGIHLCMAVSKRETDFIRGALAYGADPNSKDYDHRHPLHIAASEGLYIMAKLLVDAGASVLVTDRRGTTPLDEGRKSGSKPLIVLLEEAKTEELSKFPTRGEKVRDKIHQRLCSVFPCHPLNIDAKRKEGVMLWIPHTMNELIRSAQEKLGLSGSRLRLLCEDGAAVQEVDMVIDGQKLYLVGDEDM; this is encoded by the exons ATGGGGAGGTGGCTGGGGCTCAATCGGAGggtgggggaggaggaagaggaggcggagAAGGAGTACCAGGTGGACGTGCTGCCCGACCGGCTGAAGTCGTCGCGGAGCAGCCGCGCTCCCCCGCCCCGCTCCCTCAGCCGCCTCGCCGACGACGGAGAGGGCGGGTTCCTCCGCAGCCACATCGTCCACCCCAACAACGAGTACGTACCACTTCCCTGCCACGCCACCGATCCTCCGCCCGTCCCTTCCTCTTCCGCAAATTTCACCGCCATGGCTCTTTCTCTTCAGTCCATGTGTG GTCTCTGCAGGTGGTATCGGATATGGACAAGGTTCATAGTGTTTTGGGCAGCATTTAGTTCCTTCCTTACACCCTTGGAATTTGGGTTCTTCAGGGGGCTGCCTTGGAACCTCTTCCTCTTGGACATGGTTGGCCAGATTGCCTTCCTTATTGATATTGTTCTGAGGTTTCTTGTGGCCTACCGTGACTCAGACACATTCTGCATCATATACAATCCGACCTCTATCGCCATCCG ATATTGCAAATCAAGCTTCATCTTCGATTTACTTGGTTGCTTCCCTTGGGATGTTATCTATAAG GCTTGTGGACGTAAAGAAGAAGTACGATACTTATTGTGGATTCGCATGACAAGAACTCAGAAAGTTACACAGTTTTTTAGGGATTTGGAAAAGGACATTCGTGTTAATTACCTGTTCACAAGAATAGTGAAACTCATAGTTGTGGAGCTCTATTTTACACACACGGCAGCTTGCATCTTCTATTACCTGGCAACAACACTTCCTGAATCAATGGAAGGATATACATGGATAGGGAGTTTGCAGTTAGGAGACTATAGCTATTCTCATTTCAGGGATATTGATCTAACCACACGTTATATTACATCAATGTACTTTGCCATCGTCACCATGACAACTGTTG GCTATGGTGACATTCATGCTGTAAATCTAAGGGAAATGATATTTGTCATGATATATGTTTCCTTTGGTATGGTTCTTGGAGCTTATCTCATCGGTAACATGACTGCAATTGTTGTGAAAGGCTCGGCAACCGAGCGATTCAGGGATAAAATGAAAGAAGCTATCATGTATATGAACAGACATAAACTTGGAAAGGACATCAGAGAACAGATCAAGGGTCATTTGAGGTTGCAGTATGAAAGCAGCCGCACTGAAGCCTCTGTTCTTCGGGATATTCCAATTTCTATTCGTGCAAAG ATTTCACAAACACTGTACATGCCATATATTGAAAGGACACCGCTGTTCAAAGGATGTTCAGCAGAATTCCTTCAACAGATT GTTGCCAGGCTGCAAGAAGAGTTCTACTTACCAGAAGAAGTTGTTTTGGAGCAAGGAAGTGTAGTTGATCAGTTATACTTTGTCTGTCAGGGTGCACTA GAAGGAGTTGGCATTGGCAAAGATGGTCAAGAGGAGGCCAGTTTAATGTTTGAGCAAGGGAACTCTTTTGGAGAAATTGCTATTCTTTGCAACGTTCCACAGCCCTACAATATTCGTGTTTGTGAACTTTGCAGGCTCTTACGGTTGGATAAAGAGTCATTGACATACATATTGGGGATTTATTTCGCTGATGGAAGAAAACTTTTGAGCAATCTTACTGAG AGCAATGAATACGGCCTACGAGTCAAACAAATAGGACCAGATATCAAATTCCATATAGGGAAACAAGAGGAAGAGCTGACCTTAAGAGTGAACACAGCCGCTTTCCACGGTGAGCTTAATCAGCTGACAGACTTAATCCGAGCTGGAGTCGATCCAAAGAACACTGATTATGATGGGCGGTCTCCTTTG CATCTTGCAGCTTCCAAAGGTTATGAAGAAGTTGCGCAGTTCCTTATCCATGAGGGCGTTGATATCAACTGTACCG ATAATTTTGGGAACACACCCTTACTAGAGGCAGTGAAGCGGGGGCATGATAGAGTGGCCTCATTGCTCTTTTCCAAAGGAGCCAAGCTGAACCTCGAGAATGCCGGTATCCATCTCTGCATGGCTGTATCAAAGAGAGAGACTGATTTCATTCGGGGGGCTCTAGCTTACGGTGCCGACCCAAACTCGAAAGACTACGACCACCGGCATCCTCTCCACATAGCCGCTTCAGAGGGCTTGTATATAATGGCGAAGTTGTTGGTAGACGCTGGTGCAAGTGTGCTTGTAACAGACAG ACGCGGTACTACTCCGCTGGACGAAGGGCGCAAGTCCGGGAGTAAGCCTCTTATAGTGCTTCTGGAAGAGGCAAAAACCGAGGAGCTCTCCAAGTTCCCCACACGAGGCGAAAAAGTGAGAG ATAAAATACATCAACGACTGTGCTCCGTGTTCCCTTGCCATCCGTTGAATATTGATGCCAAGCGAAAAGAGGGGGTGATGCTGTGGATTCCTCACACTATGAATGAACTCATCAGGTCAGCCCAGGAGAAGCTGGGTTTGTCCGGCTCACGCCTGCGCTTGCTCTGTGAGGATGGCGCAGCGGTTCAGGAAGTGGACATGGTAATTGATGGGCAGAAGCTCTATCTTGTTGGAGACGAGGACATGTGA